From Proteiniborus sp. MB09-C3, the proteins below share one genomic window:
- the rpsR gene encoding 30S ribosomal protein S18, translating to MAQPGRKFRTKKRVCSFCVDDATSISYKDVNKLKKYVTERGKILPRRISGNCALHQRQLTRAIKRARQVALLPYTAD from the coding sequence ATGGCACAACCAGGAAGAAAATTTAGAACTAAAAAAAGAGTTTGTAGTTTCTGTGTTGATGATGCTACTAGCATAAGCTATAAAGATGTAAACAAGCTTAAAAAATATGTTACTGAAAGAGGAAAGATACTTCCTAGAAGAATCTCAGGAAACTGTGCTTTACATCAAAGACAATTAACTCGTGCTATTAAAAGAGCAAGACAAGTTGCACTTTTACCATATACAGCAGACTAA
- the ssb gene encoding single-stranded DNA-binding protein, producing MNSVILIGRLTRDPELRYLSSGMAVSRFSIAVDKDLSREKKQEFESKGQPTADFINIVVWGKQAENCANYLVKGRLVAIQGRIQTGSYTAQDGTKRYTTDVVADRVQFLEWGEARQGNQNTNRDLNTNKDFGMDIDMDGFHPTDDDDIPF from the coding sequence GTGAATAGTGTAATACTTATTGGAAGATTGACAAGAGACCCTGAACTGAGATATCTGTCTAGTGGAATGGCAGTTTCTAGATTTAGCATAGCGGTGGATAAAGACTTATCGAGAGAAAAGAAACAGGAATTTGAGAGTAAAGGACAACCTACGGCAGATTTTATAAATATTGTAGTTTGGGGAAAACAGGCTGAGAACTGTGCGAACTATTTAGTTAAGGGTAGACTTGTAGCAATTCAAGGACGTATCCAGACAGGAAGCTATACCGCTCAGGATGGAACTAAGAGATATACGACAGATGTAGTGGCAGATAGAGTTCAATTCCTTGAATGGGGAGAAGCTAGACAAGGTAACCAAAATACAAATAGAGATTTAAATACAAACAAAGATTTCGGTATGGACATAGATATGGATGGTTTCCATCCTACAGATGATGATGATATTCCATTCTAA
- the rpsF gene encoding 30S ribosomal protein S6, giving the protein MKKYEVVLIFAPGMEEETRNNLVERFKGIVETNGTVDNVDVWGSRKLAYEINDYQEGYYVLLNITSGADVVDEIDRIAKITDDVIRHMIIREDE; this is encoded by the coding sequence ATGAAAAAATACGAAGTTGTTCTAATTTTTGCGCCAGGCATGGAAGAAGAGACAAGAAATAATCTTGTTGAAAGATTCAAGGGCATAGTTGAGACAAATGGTACAGTTGATAATGTTGATGTATGGGGAAGCAGAAAGCTTGCTTATGAAATCAATGATTATCAAGAAGGCTACTATGTTTTATTGAATATCACTTCTGGAGCAGATGTTGTAGATGAAATAGACAGAATTGCTAAAATTACAGATGATGTAATTAGACACATGATAATTAGAGAAGATGAATAA
- the msrA gene encoding peptide-methionine (S)-S-oxide reductase MsrA, which translates to MKEIILAGGCFWGVEEYMSRINGIVETRIGYANGTARNPSYQDVCRGDTGHAEACIVRYDENVISLEELLHKFWKVINPTSLNKQGGDVGHQYRTGIYYIDDGDLPIIEKSLKKEQQKYDKEIVTEVEPLSCFYNAEEYHQNYLKKNPGGYCHIDLSSM; encoded by the coding sequence GTGAAAGAAATCATATTAGCTGGAGGATGCTTTTGGGGTGTGGAAGAATACATGTCTAGAATAAATGGGATAGTGGAAACTAGAATTGGTTATGCTAATGGTACGGCTCGTAATCCTAGTTATCAGGACGTATGTAGGGGAGATACAGGTCATGCTGAAGCTTGTATAGTCAGATATGATGAGAATGTTATTTCACTAGAAGAGCTATTACACAAATTTTGGAAGGTTATAAATCCTACATCATTAAATAAGCAGGGTGGAGATGTAGGCCATCAGTATAGAACTGGTATTTATTATATAGACGATGGAGACTTGCCTATTATAGAAAAGTCTTTGAAGAAAGAGCAGCAAAAATATGACAAAGAAATTGTAACTGAAGTAGAGCCTTTAAGCTGCTTCTATAATGCAGAAGAATATCATCAGAATTATTTGAAAAAGAATCCTGGAGGCTATTGCCATATAGATTTAAGCTCCATGTAA
- a CDS encoding DUF951 domain-containing protein, whose product MIVKYNVGDVVQLKKAHPCGENKWEVMRTGVDFKLKCLGCERQVWLARREFERRVKKVLSSSNPEAVEKQRTE is encoded by the coding sequence ATGATTGTAAAATACAATGTCGGAGATGTGGTGCAGCTTAAAAAAGCTCATCCATGTGGAGAAAACAAATGGGAAGTCATGAGAACTGGAGTAGATTTTAAACTAAAGTGCCTAGGCTGTGAACGCCAGGTATGGCTTGCCAGAAGAGAATTTGAAAGAAGAGTAAAAAAGGTTCTTAGCAGCAGTAATCCAGAGGCAGTAGAAAAGCAAAGAACAGAATGA
- a CDS encoding mechanosensitive ion channel family protein, whose protein sequence is MKEAVNSIYGFLLGPSGQLNIYGKLLRAIIIFILMKIVIKFSYSLIDRFFTKRHNSRFKIEERKSNTLAVILKSVSKYLFYFIGIVSILKEFGLPIESILATAGIGGLAIGFGAQSLVKDIITGFFILFEDQYSVGDYIKTGDFDGIVEEIGIRITKIRAFSGELHIVPNGNIQTVTNLSRGSMRSLVNVEITYEEDIDKALVILSELSKKLSQENDNIVEGPTVLGVTNLSQSGIQLTVVAKTKPMEQWAVEREIRKKIKEEFHKAGIEIPYPRRVVIEKDKVDKSSLNS, encoded by the coding sequence TTGAAGGAGGCAGTAAATAGCATATATGGTTTTTTGTTAGGACCTAGTGGACAGCTTAACATATATGGGAAACTATTGAGAGCTATTATCATATTTATTCTTATGAAAATAGTGATAAAATTTTCCTATTCCTTAATAGATAGGTTTTTTACTAAAAGACATAATTCAAGATTTAAAATCGAAGAAAGAAAATCAAATACACTGGCTGTTATATTAAAAAGTGTTTCTAAGTATCTATTTTACTTTATAGGGATAGTTTCTATACTAAAGGAATTTGGACTACCTATAGAATCTATTCTTGCAACTGCTGGAATAGGAGGATTAGCCATAGGCTTTGGAGCTCAAAGCTTAGTGAAGGATATAATAACTGGATTCTTTATCTTATTTGAAGACCAGTATTCTGTAGGTGATTATATAAAGACAGGAGACTTTGATGGAATAGTTGAGGAAATCGGCATACGTATCACCAAGATAAGGGCATTTTCAGGAGAACTGCATATAGTTCCTAATGGAAATATACAAACCGTAACTAATCTGAGCAGAGGTTCTATGAGATCTCTGGTAAACGTGGAAATTACTTATGAGGAGGATATAGATAAGGCTTTAGTAATTTTATCAGAGCTGTCTAAAAAGCTGTCTCAGGAAAATGATAATATTGTTGAAGGGCCTACAGTTCTAGGAGTAACTAATCTAAGTCAGTCAGGGATACAGCTTACAGTTGTTGCTAAAACTAAGCCTATGGAGCAATGGGCAGTGGAAAGAGAAATAAGAAAAAAGATAAAAGAGGAGTTTCACAAGGCGGGCATAGAGATCCCTTATCCTAGGAGAGTTGTTATTGAAAAAGATAAAGTGGATAAAAGTTCACTAAATAGCTAA
- a CDS encoding DUF3343 domain-containing protein encodes MKEEVYYVVAFDSTHYAIQGEKTLKNNDIDIKVIPTPREITASCGLSIRFNPEFFEQVKNILEGASLSIKGIYRLVKNESGRSASKIS; translated from the coding sequence ATGAAGGAAGAAGTATATTATGTAGTAGCCTTTGATTCAACACACTATGCAATACAAGGCGAAAAGACTTTAAAAAACAATGATATTGATATAAAAGTAATACCAACTCCTAGAGAAATAACTGCTAGCTGTGGCTTATCTATAAGATTCAACCCAGAATTTTTTGAGCAGGTAAAGAATATATTAGAAGGGGCATCCTTATCTATAAAAGGAATATATAGACTAGTAAAAAATGAATCAGGCAGATCAGCAAGCAAAATCAGTTAA
- the yedF gene encoding sulfurtransferase-like selenium metabolism protein YedF, translated as MKKEIDARNQACPKPVIMTKKALDETSEGVVTTIVDNEVAKENVSKLAKSLNFDYTVEKRENEYYIHITKGAVAEEVEEANACVPNTFKDTVILFGNDKLGQGSEELGNILIKGYIYTLTESTPFPSTLLFLNGGVRLTVEGSPVLDDLKKLKSEGVEILSCGTCLDFYSLKEKLAVGEITNMYTIVEKMKNATNTITL; from the coding sequence ATGAAAAAAGAAATCGATGCTAGAAATCAAGCTTGTCCAAAACCAGTTATAATGACTAAAAAAGCATTGGATGAGACATCAGAAGGTGTAGTCACTACTATTGTAGATAATGAGGTGGCAAAAGAAAATGTTTCAAAGCTTGCTAAAAGCTTAAATTTTGATTATACCGTTGAAAAAAGGGAAAATGAATATTATATTCATATCACAAAGGGAGCCGTAGCTGAAGAAGTTGAGGAAGCTAATGCTTGTGTCCCTAACACATTTAAGGATACGGTTATATTATTTGGTAATGATAAGCTTGGACAAGGCTCGGAGGAGCTAGGAAATATACTTATTAAAGGATATATATATACTCTAACAGAATCAACACCTTTTCCTTCTACATTGCTATTTTTAAATGGCGGGGTAAGGCTTACAGTTGAAGGTTCTCCAGTATTAGATGACTTAAAGAAACTTAAATCAGAGGGAGTAGAGATATTATCCTGTGGAACTTGTCTTGATTTCTATAGTCTAAAAGAAAAACTAGCTGTTGGAGAAATAACTAATATGTATACTATTGTAGAAAAAATGAAAAATGCTACAAACACGATAACACTATAA
- a CDS encoding DUF2089 domain-containing protein, protein MKKEALGRCPVCNHEMDVTRLHCNYCETTIEGKFTLCKFCRLTEDQKNFVEVFIKNRGNIKEIEKELGISYPTVRSKLENVVEALGYSVRHEPKVDKKEVLAKLSAGEITADEAVKLLKEE, encoded by the coding sequence ATGAAAAAAGAAGCATTAGGAAGATGTCCCGTATGTAATCATGAAATGGATGTAACAAGACTTCATTGTAATTACTGTGAAACGACTATAGAAGGAAAATTTACTTTATGCAAATTTTGTAGATTAACTGAAGATCAGAAAAATTTTGTAGAGGTATTTATTAAAAACAGAGGCAATATAAAGGAAATCGAAAAAGAGCTTGGAATTTCTTATCCAACAGTTAGAAGCAAGCTGGAAAACGTGGTAGAAGCTTTAGGCTATAGTGTTAGACATGAGCCAAAAGTTGATAAGAAAGAAGTTTTAGCAAAGCTCAGCGCAGGTGAAATAACTGCTGATGAAGCAGTAAAGCTTTTAAAAGAAGAATAG
- a CDS encoding DUF4097 family beta strand repeat-containing protein codes for MSEERLMVLTMLQEGKISNDEASKLLQALDELEIEEELQDHNEIEINCSDDSIIDSQVSHDNEKYTGFIHKEDEIAGSSDEKVSSSRMEKLEKKLEKKAEKLDHLGDSFDKKMNDFGDKMDDWGESFGESFGEKMGSWGENFGEKMGNWGENFGEKMGKVGEELAESATSITEKVLKMVDGFIGDGSFNIFPGSYETITETIDRNIAGLDSPVIEVHGINGKILLHSWDEEKISIKAKCSIKKSVYDRSRLVYEVIEQNDKFIFKPRYTNGIGTSLEIYLPSIKYDKIFLLTSNGRIEVSEINSNELILDTTNGSIKAQDISSSRTIACTNNGSINIEDTSSKRIELETSNATINVQDVSCEDIVATTKNGRILITDAQSKEMVITSSNATLRIEDSIASSIIAKTSNGSIKITDVDTSTLRKIETYTSNSSIEINIDDHDKAYNIDAQTSMGRLDVEIPNLIYDLNKQNSPGKQKILAHSAYNTEAENQIKIIASTSNGSIKIV; via the coding sequence GTGAGTGAGGAAAGATTAATGGTACTTACAATGCTACAAGAAGGTAAAATTTCTAATGACGAGGCATCGAAGCTACTTCAAGCACTGGATGAGCTTGAAATAGAAGAAGAGCTTCAAGATCATAATGAAATTGAAATAAATTGTAGCGATGATAGTATTATTGACAGTCAAGTATCCCATGACAATGAGAAATACACAGGTTTTATTCATAAGGAGGATGAAATTGCTGGTAGCTCCGATGAAAAAGTATCATCTAGTAGGATGGAAAAACTAGAAAAGAAGCTGGAAAAAAAGGCAGAAAAATTAGATCATCTAGGAGATAGCTTTGACAAGAAAATGAATGACTTTGGAGATAAAATGGATGATTGGGGCGAAAGCTTCGGTGAGTCCTTTGGCGAAAAAATGGGATCTTGGGGAGAAAATTTCGGTGAAAAAATGGGAAACTGGGGTGAGAACTTCGGTGAAAAGATGGGAAAAGTTGGCGAAGAATTAGCAGAAAGCGCTACTTCCATTACAGAAAAGGTTCTTAAAATGGTAGATGGATTTATTGGAGATGGTTCCTTTAATATATTTCCAGGCAGTTATGAAACTATAACTGAAACTATAGATAGAAACATTGCAGGCTTGGATTCTCCTGTTATTGAGGTTCATGGAATAAATGGAAAAATACTTCTTCACTCATGGGATGAAGAAAAAATAAGTATAAAGGCTAAATGCTCTATTAAAAAATCGGTTTATGATAGGAGCCGATTAGTGTATGAAGTAATTGAACAAAATGACAAGTTTATATTCAAGCCTAGATATACCAATGGAATAGGCACAAGTCTTGAAATATATCTTCCCTCTATAAAGTATGATAAGATTTTTCTATTGACCTCTAATGGAAGAATTGAAGTCAGCGAAATAAATTCTAATGAATTGATACTTGATACAACCAACGGTTCTATCAAAGCACAGGACATAAGTTCTAGTAGAACAATAGCTTGTACTAATAATGGTTCAATAAATATAGAGGATACAAGTTCAAAACGAATAGAGCTAGAAACATCTAATGCCACTATAAACGTGCAGGATGTTAGTTGTGAAGATATAGTTGCTACTACAAAAAACGGCAGAATATTAATTACGGATGCACAATCAAAGGAAATGGTCATCACTAGCTCAAATGCAACCTTAAGAATAGAAGACTCAATTGCATCTTCTATTATTGCTAAAACATCTAATGGAAGTATCAAAATAACTGATGTTGATACGTCGACTTTACGTAAAATTGAAACATATACTTCAAATAGCTCAATAGAAATAAATATCGATGACCATGACAAAGCATATAACATAGATGCTCAAACTTCTATGGGCCGTTTGGATGTGGAAATACCAAATCTTATATATGATTTAAATAAGCAAAATAGTCCTGGTAAGCAAAAGATATTAGCACATAGCGCATACAATACAGAGGCTGAAAATCAGATCAAAATAATTGCTTCAACATCAAATGGCTCAATAAAGATAGTATAA
- a CDS encoding DUF5668 domain-containing protein: MGKRNNDLLGIILILIGVLIFLLNTDLLSGNALLILIGVGFLVIYFIRRYIWSLISGMIIIVVGVTSIIDDAFSTRIDLAGFTFLVGLGIVFLVLYFTKRIMGFVFPGFILPAVGIYTLVSSIYTGEMSWAFFFLIGLSFYGIYIAEFMKRGNSWPLIPGTILIAFSAFLYLISKDIIKASFWKVISYAWPALLIIVGIKIIYDNVKRKA, encoded by the coding sequence GTGGGAAAGCGAAATAATGATTTATTAGGTATTATTTTGATTTTAATAGGGGTTTTGATATTTTTACTTAATACAGATTTATTATCAGGAAATGCTTTATTGATTTTGATAGGAGTAGGTTTTTTAGTAATATATTTTATTAGACGATATATTTGGAGCTTAATTTCAGGAATGATAATTATTGTGGTTGGAGTTACATCTATAATTGATGATGCGTTTTCAACCAGAATTGATTTAGCTGGATTTACATTTTTAGTTGGTTTGGGAATAGTTTTTTTAGTTTTATATTTCACAAAAAGAATAATGGGTTTTGTATTTCCAGGTTTTATACTTCCAGCTGTAGGCATATACACACTTGTATCCAGTATATATACTGGAGAGATGTCTTGGGCATTTTTCTTTTTAATAGGTTTATCATTTTATGGTATTTATATTGCTGAATTTATGAAAAGGGGCAATAGCTGGCCATTAATTCCAGGAACCATTTTAATTGCTTTTTCAGCGTTTCTGTACTTAATATCGAAAGATATAATAAAAGCAAGCTTTTGGAAGGTAATATCCTACGCTTGGCCTGCTTTATTAATAATTGTTGGAATTAAAATTATATATGATAATGTAAAGCGTAAAGCATAA
- a CDS encoding CvpA family protein: protein MNWVDMCIFAILAVNSLIGFNQGFIVSIFSLAGLLISYFAARLYYPIIAQFILNNQGIYDKMRGFVDKRLYSMFEGKPDIFGSASLLEGLNLPKPLVDIISKSPRVGSYTSEVSKYALDIMSEALTRIFIDVISLIIAFILARIILIFVVRILSAFSDIPILKQFNKILGLAFGLIKGILIILIILAILTPLVSVSPNGALAEGVFSSTVGYYLYDNNILLKYLKDLVL, encoded by the coding sequence ATGAATTGGGTAGATATGTGTATTTTTGCTATTCTAGCTGTAAATTCATTAATTGGTTTTAACCAGGGCTTTATTGTTTCTATTTTTAGTTTAGCAGGACTTTTGATATCTTACTTTGCTGCTAGACTATACTACCCAATAATTGCCCAGTTCATATTAAATAATCAGGGAATTTATGATAAAATGAGAGGTTTTGTTGATAAGAGATTATATTCAATGTTTGAGGGGAAACCAGATATTTTTGGATCAGCCTCTTTACTAGAGGGGTTAAATTTACCAAAGCCTTTAGTAGACATCATATCAAAGAGTCCTAGGGTAGGTTCCTATACATCTGAGGTTTCAAAGTATGCTCTTGATATTATGTCTGAAGCTCTGACGCGAATATTTATAGACGTAATAAGCCTGATTATTGCGTTTATTCTTGCAAGGATAATATTGATTTTTGTCGTAAGGATTTTAAGTGCTTTTTCAGATATTCCTATATTAAAGCAATTTAATAAAATCCTTGGCCTTGCTTTTGGTCTTATTAAAGGTATTTTGATAATATTAATAATACTTGCTATACTTACCCCGCTTGTATCCGTATCACCTAATGGGGCACTAGCTGAAGGAGTCTTTAGTTCTACTGTAGGATATTATTTATATGATAATAATATATTATTAAAGTATTTAAAGGACTTAGTGCTATAA
- a CDS encoding DUF5711 family protein, producing MIAKEEENKGKKLIWIVLIIIIIALMFFGKLLNGDIQDLFKQTEKSLELVQTINIPWDKDSIIKNYGGVIINSDNNIITSYNLSGDKLWSKSVDFEVPFTHLGENAIYTGDKIKGQIVAFSIEGEKKWTYEARQSIDKFVEKNGLLIIYTKAGEQIDQINILDEKGSLLANTIIDEGRLLSSNISPDQKKFILVTIDFSGNILQSSLLLYTIEGQLLWKKDYTDLIILDADFIDNDTMLAISDSKIISLNAENELLWSKDIKGRLKDAKLDNKQKEIYLLYEEDKGYIEVLEPNGKTKNKLALDNYYNSIYTNKRNVFLVGEDRLIGIHEGEAFLNYTCEAEIESLIFDKDNILVLTKENLIIGKLSSKKEQGNN from the coding sequence ATGATTGCAAAAGAAGAAGAAAATAAAGGCAAAAAGCTGATATGGATAGTATTGATAATCATAATAATTGCATTGATGTTTTTTGGAAAATTATTAAATGGCGATATACAAGATTTATTTAAGCAAACTGAAAAATCATTGGAGCTGGTTCAGACCATTAATATTCCTTGGGACAAGGATAGTATTATAAAAAATTATGGTGGAGTTATTATAAATTCCGATAATAATATTATTACTTCATATAATCTATCAGGAGACAAGCTATGGTCAAAGAGTGTAGATTTTGAAGTCCCCTTTACTCATCTAGGGGAAAATGCGATTTATACTGGTGATAAAATTAAGGGACAAATTGTTGCTTTTAGCATTGAAGGAGAAAAGAAATGGACCTATGAGGCAAGACAATCAATAGATAAATTTGTTGAGAAGAATGGTCTATTAATCATATATACAAAAGCAGGTGAGCAAATTGATCAGATAAATATTTTAGACGAAAAAGGCTCATTATTAGCGAATACAATTATTGATGAAGGAAGGCTTTTATCTAGTAATATTTCTCCTGACCAGAAAAAGTTTATACTTGTGACAATAGACTTTTCAGGAAATATTCTTCAAAGCAGTCTTTTGTTATATACAATAGAAGGACAGCTTTTATGGAAAAAAGACTATACAGATTTGATTATTCTTGATGCCGATTTTATAGATAATGATACTATGCTGGCAATAAGTGATAGCAAAATAATTAGCCTAAATGCAGAAAATGAACTGTTATGGAGTAAGGATATTAAAGGCAGGTTAAAGGATGCAAAGCTAGACAACAAGCAAAAAGAAATATATTTACTTTATGAAGAGGATAAGGGCTACATAGAAGTACTAGAGCCAAATGGAAAGACAAAAAATAAACTTGCATTAGACAATTATTATAACAGTATATATACAAATAAAAGAAATGTTTTTTTAGTAGGAGAGGATAGACTTATAGGAATACATGAAGGAGAAGCTTTTTTAAATTATACATGTGAGGCTGAAATAGAAAGCTTAATATTCGATAAAGATAATATTCTTGTATTGACTAAAGAAAATCTAATTATAGGGAAATTATCAAGTAAAAAAGAACAAGGAAATAATTAG
- a CDS encoding HAD-IIA family hydrolase yields the protein MDLRNKKCFILDMDGTIYLGDKLLKGSKEFLELLNEQNKRYLFVTNNSSKSARDYVKKLKSLGIEANECDVLTSGEATCIYLNMQKPNAKVYVVGTDELLMEFKAHGFNVINGTQILPDYVVLGFDTTLNYMKIWEACNFIRQGIPFIATHPDLNCPIENGGFMPDCGAMIEMFKASTDVLPKIIGKPNKEIVDVIFEKTGLKSEDIAVVGDRLYTDIMIGKNSGITSVLVLSGETRLEDLKESEIDPDIILDSIKDLYEMLL from the coding sequence ATGGATTTAAGAAATAAGAAATGCTTTATTTTAGATATGGATGGAACCATATATTTGGGGGATAAACTACTTAAGGGCTCAAAGGAATTTTTGGAATTACTAAACGAGCAAAATAAAAGATATCTATTTGTTACAAATAACTCCTCTAAGTCGGCTAGGGATTATGTTAAGAAGCTAAAAAGCCTTGGAATAGAAGCGAATGAATGTGATGTTTTAACTTCAGGAGAGGCTACTTGTATTTATCTAAATATGCAAAAACCAAATGCCAAGGTGTATGTTGTCGGTACAGATGAACTGTTAATGGAATTTAAGGCACATGGTTTTAATGTTATAAATGGCACTCAAATACTTCCTGATTATGTAGTGCTAGGCTTTGATACTACTCTTAATTACATGAAAATATGGGAGGCCTGTAATTTTATCAGGCAGGGGATACCTTTCATTGCTACCCATCCAGACCTTAATTGTCCTATAGAAAATGGAGGATTTATGCCTGACTGTGGTGCCATGATAGAGATGTTCAAAGCTTCTACAGATGTTTTACCTAAAATAATAGGAAAACCAAATAAAGAAATCGTAGATGTTATATTTGAAAAAACAGGTCTAAAATCAGAAGATATAGCTGTAGTAGGGGATAGACTCTATACAGATATAATGATTGGGAAAAATAGTGGAATAACTTCGGTGTTAGTCTTAAGCGGGGAGACAAGATTAGAAGATCTTAAAGAATCTGAAATAGATCCTGATATAATTTTAGATTCTATTAAGGATTTATATGAAATGCTCCTTTGA
- a CDS encoding polysaccharide deacetylase family protein, with protein MKKVVMFLLIMITISSSALADGMLSIMPNSMQLAMLDEDTYKDTDEDNTDVVIEPNTNSSTDEDRINIDPNENDNEDNTEPVGDNQEDNMNPDKGKPTGTEEPVPEISDPPDTKVETEPPVEPENKVPSKPASNIINTLNKENAWSNKTVYFTFDDGPSSITTKVLDLLKKENIKATFFVIGTKTDEGKTLLKRISDEGHAIGNHTYSHNYNYIYKSVDNFFEDLYKNENIVYEATKKRPKIIRFPGGSNNASTKTEKGKKIINEIMNRLEKEGYVHFDWNASSGDASAVPASVDEIINNTLTWVSRNNTAVVLFHDTAAKTNTLKALPTIIEKLKFLGCKFEVLTTNSPHIAFVKNSNNTNTDTIPANAKNKDRKPPHVIKKLMRLEEEMEKRFIGNGH; from the coding sequence ATGAAAAAAGTTGTAATGTTTTTGCTTATTATGATTACTATATCAAGCTCTGCCTTGGCCGATGGAATGCTAAGCATAATGCCCAATAGTATGCAATTAGCCATGCTAGATGAGGATACATATAAAGATACTGATGAGGACAATACTGATGTTGTAATTGAGCCTAATACTAATTCCTCTACTGATGAGGATCGGATTAATATTGACCCAAATGAAAATGATAACGAAGATAATACTGAACCCGTTGGAGATAATCAGGAAGACAATATGAATCCCGATAAGGGCAAGCCTACTGGTACAGAAGAGCCTGTTCCGGAAATCTCAGATCCTCCTGACACTAAAGTTGAGACGGAGCCCCCAGTAGAGCCTGAGAATAAAGTACCTTCAAAACCAGCATCCAATATAATCAACACTCTAAATAAGGAAAATGCATGGTCTAATAAAACAGTCTATTTTACTTTTGATGATGGCCCTAGTTCTATAACTACTAAGGTGTTGGATCTGCTAAAGAAAGAAAATATTAAAGCTACTTTCTTTGTCATAGGCACCAAAACAGATGAAGGAAAAACACTTCTTAAGAGAATTTCCGATGAAGGACATGCAATTGGCAACCATACTTATAGCCATAATTATAATTATATATATAAAAGTGTAGACAACTTTTTTGAGGATTTATATAAAAATGAAAATATTGTATATGAAGCCACAAAAAAACGACCTAAAATAATCAGGTTTCCTGGAGGATCAAATAATGCTTCAACTAAAACTGAAAAAGGAAAAAAGATAATAAATGAAATAATGAATAGATTGGAAAAGGAAGGCTATGTGCATTTTGATTGGAACGCTAGTAGCGGTGATGCTTCTGCAGTTCCAGCCTCTGTAGATGAAATAATCAACAATACATTGACTTGGGTAAGTAGAAATAATACTGCTGTAGTTCTTTTTCATGATACTGCTGCCAAGACCAATACACTAAAAGCCTTGCCGACCATAATAGAAAAGCTCAAATTCTTGGGCTGTAAATTTGAAGTCTTAACTACGAATTCACCACATATTGCATTCGTAAAAAACAGCAATAATACTAATACTGATACAATTCCAGCTAATGCTAAAAATAAAGATAGAAAACCTCCACACGTAATTAAAAAGCTTATGAGACTAGAGGAGGAAATGGAAAAAAGATTCATAGGAAATGGACATTAG
- the yyaC gene encoding spore protease YyaC — protein MLSDIIYNHLVKYYDDTYEDIIILCIGTDRSTGDCLGPLIGYKLSYIPRIYTNVHVLGTLEAPVHAKNLEENIRNIYSSYKNPFVIAIDACLGKLERVGHINVAKGSLKPGSGVNKDLPKVGDIHITGVVNIGGFMEYMVLQNTRLSTVMKMADIISSGFITSFWKLFKQKEKLTTT, from the coding sequence ATGCTTAGCGATATTATTTATAATCATTTAGTAAAATATTATGATGACACCTACGAGGACATCATAATTCTATGTATTGGAACCGACAGATCCACTGGAGATTGCTTAGGTCCATTGATAGGATATAAGCTTTCATATATTCCGAGAATATATACTAACGTTCACGTTTTAGGTACACTAGAAGCTCCTGTACATGCTAAAAATCTTGAAGAAAATATTCGTAACATATACTCCTCATATAAGAATCCCTTTGTCATAGCCATAGATGCATGTTTAGGTAAATTGGAGCGAGTAGGCCATATTAATGTAGCCAAAGGTTCTTTGAAACCAGGATCTGGTGTTAACAAGGATTTGCCAAAGGTAGGAGATATACATATAACTGGAGTAGTCAATATTGGAGGCTTTATGGAATATATGGTTTTACAAAACACTAGACTAAGTACAGTTATGAAAATGGCTGATATTATTTCCTCAGGATTTATCACCTCCTTTTGGAAGCTTTTTAAACAGAAAGAAAAACTGACAACTACTTAA